GAAGTATATTGTCGACTGTATGAATCCCTCTATGTTATTATGTACATGTAattcttttaatttataatttgtaaaaaagttagtaaatagattaagttattatatatatatatatatatatatatatatatatatatatatatatatataaatgtgtgtgtgtgtgtgtgatttACTGTAatagtttaattataaatatgaattatatatatataaatattatagaaatgttatttctttttctgTAAACAGAAATGAATTAATCTCATTtgtaataaaactttaaaataattacgaattttcattatttaaaataaagattaaaagaatcaaatatctatatttttttaaacgagatattaaaaatattgttaaatgaaatattagaaaatttactgaataatatcttttaatttcttattttgaaaatatttaaattatatattaagattgtgtgtatatttaataataactaagTTTGTTGTATacgaaataataaaaactaaataaatgaaATGGTTCAACCTAGACTATTTGTAACTAGATAAAACTTGATTTatgtttaatagtattgatgtaaGACTATTTGTAACTAGATCAAACttaatctattctattataaGGGAAACAGTCTTgaaaaatctacctatgaaagttgtttggacattttcatttgattattattttggtCTTCCCCTATATATAAGGTTGTTGGACCTATCTATAACAAGttactatattttttgttatacaattaattattttaaccaTATGCGATTAATAACTAActatctatatttatttttttctgttaccataaaaaaattaaaaccctaaATATAGTGGGATCACAATTATTGTGATGAAGAAATCAAAAGAATATGTAGCGACTTCTTAAACTATACGAgaataatatattaaacaagATCAATCATATTTAATCCAACTATGATTACCAAATCTAATGACTCTTAAATATACTAACaactacaaaaatataagttaacAAATAATACCTTTTGAAACACTAACAAATAAtacctataatattatttttcttcttttaatgaAAAggactattttaaaaaatgttcttaaaattacaaaaaaaaaataattctcattgatgaaaatttggtattttgggttttGGGATAAAGACTATACATacccattaattaatttaattcttTGCATTCGTGATCTATTAAAAATTTCTTATTGTATCaatcttaattttaattttattaataggtGTAAACCCATTGTAGGcttctaaacaaaataaataaacaatataaatttaaattgtaaTAGTATTGAtcaatacaaaaattataaattaaaatgcataacataaatacaataaatttatttatatgacaaataaaatagtttattcagttttttgtAGTATTGTAAAGTATATGAAATGTTTAAAAGGTATTAAAATTACGGTTTTATCGGGTTAAACGGTGTCGGTCCACGGAttaatgacaattttttttggttttattggattttaattaataaattttcattgaatacaaattttgtggaaacatATGAGTTTGTAAAAAATCTGACAGAATGTTACatgaaaaacataaaactaGGATTATATACGACCACTATATTTACCAGTTCGATCACAGATCTGgatcggatataaaaatatttcttatatcTTAATTCGTTTATAAATCACATATGTACTCCACTAAAAATagttcaataattttaaaaaagaaatttcttCTCACCATTTAAATGGTATTGATGCACTATTAGTCATCATCATTAATATTTgtgaatatataatttgtacTTTAAATATTCCGGTACCCATTcagtttttggtttgattttaattttggattctaaaaatatatgatctgctcggttcttttttttagtttgatacAATTCAATTTGAGATTTCGAATAAATGTACTTAAACTTATACTCTTATATAGAAAttcatcaaaattttatatttaatttcgaaaacaaacccgcgctttctaagcgcgggtcaagtttatgtttaatagtattgatgtaaGCGCTTGTCCATTTCCAACACCTTTAAAGGAAGATTACTAAATCCCATGGGCAGCTCAACATTTTGATGGGCTTTAaggtaaaaataattaacttttcccctaaatttatattaagaatttttttttgaaaaacactttataaattttatgatgAAATCAAAAACATCTATATCCAACTTGCTTTTGAAGTTGTTCTTTTAATCTAATTTTGTTTCAGATttgtagaatatatatatacaaaaatcaagGTTCTTAAGTCTTGTTACATGAAGGACATGTTGCAACCAATATGAACACAAATTCCACGCTAGTTGGGGTTTCACgtttactattaattttttggATAAACATTAGTTAATATTTACGGCCATGACGATCTAAAAAACCTAAAGACACAATAATAGTCTGTAGAGTCTAGCTGATTTGCTTAAAGATGTTATCGCAATTCTAAAATTGATAGCAAGGAAAGTAATTAAGCTATCAAATTTGGGCTTTACATAATGGTCATATCCTTAAAAGAAAGCCCAGCCCAAAACATTTATTTTCGAAGAGAAGTTTTAAGAAGATAACACGTATATAATGATGAGGTTAATATtatccatcatcatcattacaGCCATGGTGATTGTCACCCCCATCTCCACATCTTCCCACCAAATCTCCCCTTCCTTCCTCCATCTCCGTCTCCGTATTCCCGCCACGTCCCCTGCTTCCTCTCGCCTCATCAAGCACGgagacggaggaggaggaggaatcgCCTTGTCGATACGAGCTTACATAGAGAAACCAAACTCCATCTCCAGCTTCGCCAACACAGTCATCGGTTCTCTACCCGTCATCGGACTCCTCGCCAGGATACTCAGCGATGAAGGCGGCGTCGGAAGAGATCTCGTCGACTTCGCCGAGTTTAGGAAACGAGTTGGGAATAAATGCGCACCTAGTGATTCTAGAGCTTTCTACGAGTTCCAACAGCGAAGGGGCAAGGTAACTAGTGTTTGATCAAgctattaaaaacaaaaactagagTTTGATCGTATAGTTCGTGTAACACTTACCGTCAGTGTTCTAAAGCTTAACTACCGTTTAAAGATTCTTTAAACATTGGTTACAGtagttgtccaaaaaaaaaacattggttACAGACTTACAGTTATTATATGTGGTTATACCGGAGTTTTGTATTCCCTGTGATTTTACACCATTCAAGCAAATGTTTTTAGcattttttgttgattttttttttccagatgaTGTATGGTTGAATTATTGTGTTACATAAAGTTATTACCTTTTTTGTTGGGTGctaatgtgtgtgtgtgatcAGCTTTGATTTGTTTAATATGTCGGAATGTTGTCTTCCCTGTGATTTTACACCAATAAAGCAAATGTTTTTGGGCATTTatgttgattttatttttgttggatGTTAATGTGTTTGATCAGTTTCTAAGTGGCTTGTTGATTTGTTTGATAGGCAGGAGAACCTTTATATGTGCTTCTTTGCTGTTGGGTTGCTGCAGTAGGTGCAGGGCTTCTCAAATCTGAAGAGATTCTTGAAGGTGTTACCAGGGTTAGCATTTCAAATGATCTCGAGTTTGAAGAACAGAACTTTATTGCTTTGATGACTGAAGCTAGACAGGTTCGGTTTGGTCTCTTAGGAGTATTATGTGACTTTGCTTCAGAAAGTTGATATATTTATTGGTAATGCAGAGAAGGGCAAAGTTGAACGTTGCGGCGCCAACGATCCCTATGGAACTAAGAGTCGAAAAGGCTCTTGAAGGTATATATGCTTGTTGCTTCAGGAGGGGAGTTATTGAAGAGGAAGATGAGCAGCTTCTTCTAGTGATGCTAACTGCTGTTTTCCCATCGGTTGACAAGTCTGAGATAGAGAGGATCATCAAAGAGAAGGCGATTAGAGTGGctgaaggaggagaagaagagaatctCATGACTGAGCCGAAACGGCTGCCTAAAGAAGCTATTCAAATGCAGATGAAAGATCTTGAGTTCCTTCAACAACAAAACATACAATCTTAACAATGGCCAAACATGTGTTCACCTTTAAGTATGTCCCATGTGTTTGTTACTTTATTCAAAAACTAAGCAGTTCATAGTCTCTAGGAGTAGAGCTGTCAAATGGTCCGTCCATGGCCCAATTGGGCATGACCATTTGGACCATTTCAGTTTTGGACAGTAATGGGTGGTCCATATTGGACAATGGTCCAACAAATGTCCAAGACCAATAGAGACCATGTCCAAATGGGCATGCCCATGGACAcccaataatatttataattatttttttaattattagtttaaattttatttctaaaattttgaaattatgtttactttctaatattataaaagtaatttttttttgtcgaaactgtaaaactatgttttcctctcaaaatcgaaaaaaattcattttttcgcAAAAACCGAGAAATctcgtttttccgccaaaaccgaatttttttatttttcgccaaaaccgagaaattacgttttctcgcaaaaaccgagaaattatgttttccgtcaaaaccgagaaattgggttttcccgccaaaaccgagaaattgcgttttcccgccaaaatcgagaaattacgtttttccgccaaaaccgagaaattatattttccgccaaaaccgagaaattatgttttccgtcaaaaccgagaaattgggttttcccgccaaaaccgagaaattgcgttttcccgccaaaaccgagaaattgcgttttcccgccaaaaccgagaaattgtgttttcccgccaaaaccgagaaattgtattttcccgtcaaaatctgagaaattgtgttttcccgccaaaaccgagaaattatgttttcccgctaaaaccgaaaaattgaatttttccgctaaaaccgagaaattatgttttcccgccaaaatctgagaaattgcgttttcccgccaaaaccgagaaattgtgtttttccgccaaaactgaaaaattaaattttcccGCTGTTttatgaaattcatttttccgtcaaaattgtaaaattacgttttccgtcaaaatcgttaattttttattttaacgataaaactgtttttttttgggttaaattgtaaagttatgttttcttttattaaactcatgaaattatgttttatgaAGCCCATGGACACCCATTGTCCATTTGGTCTTCGTCCAATTGGACCATATATCAATTGGTCTTTTGTTCAGTTGGACCATTTATTAATTGGGCACGTCCATAGCCCACCCAAAATGAATTGGACTGGGCTAGCCCATGGTCAGCCCGCCCAGTTGACACCTATATCTAGGAggagacgtctgtgtgtgtgtgtagtaGTAGTTTTGTTGAAATGATGTTGTAGAGAGAAGAAAGGAACCTTTATAGTTAAGAACATTTTTCCACCGAACTAACGGAAACATAATGATGACTTAAAGTTTCTTGTAATAAAAACGAACCCTTGTTCATCCGTGAGTCGTTGACATTGACAAACACTCTTTCCAGAAACGGCActgaatcttcttcttcttggtcgcCCTTTTGACATTCCTCTCTTTATCCATCATTATCATCACTTCCTCTTTGCCACGATTGAGGTTTGAGTTTCACTTTGCATTCACATATGCAACTTTTTTTATTCTCTTCTTTATAACATCATTCTCTTGTGGATTTTCAGGCTAATACTGTTATGGTACTCTTAGAGGATTGGAGATGTGTTAAGTATTGATTTGTTTCTCCATCTTGATCATACTCTATAGtctgtactgaacacacagtgGAATGTTTCTTTTCATTTGATTGCTTTTTTAACACTTGTAATCAAAGTATTCTTATAACCTGAGCCAAACCGGCCAGCAATA
The nucleotide sequence above comes from Brassica napus cultivar Da-Ae chromosome A9, Da-Ae, whole genome shotgun sequence. Encoded proteins:
- the BNAA09G34890D gene encoding photosystem I assembly factor PSA3, chloroplastic, with translation MVIVTPISTSSHQISPSFLHLRLRIPATSPASSRLIKHGDGGGGGIALSIRAYIEKPNSISSFANTVIGSLPVIGLLARILSDEGGVGRDLVDFAEFRKRVGNKCAPSDSRAFYEFQQRRGKAGEPLYVLLCCWVAAVGAGLLKSEEILEGVTRVSISNDLEFEEQNFIALMTEARQRRAKLNVAAPTIPMELRVEKALEGIYACCFRRGVIEEEDEQLLLVMLTAVFPSVDKSEIERIIKEKAIRVAEGGEEENLMTEPKRLPKEAIQMQMKDLEFLQQQNIQS